A region from the Gossypium hirsutum isolate 1008001.06 chromosome A08, Gossypium_hirsutum_v2.1, whole genome shotgun sequence genome encodes:
- the LOC107936502 gene encoding protein SPIRRIG isoform X3: protein MIQGSERKTMKWASLLKDIKEKVGLPPQSSTAASIATTVAASSSSSSSPPSNHDANAFSTHYDFAYSSSSSRDKHELELDFNRFWEEFCSSNSEKEKEMALSLTVDAFCRLVKLHANVAQLVTQLVETHIFSFVVGRAFVTNVEKLKLSSKIRSLDVSKVIQFFSEVTKDGSSTGSNLLTAVEVLVSGPFDKQALLDSGIFCCLVQILNALLSLDEANQKPKITDSEESLPAEKDSVADGQACRLEVEGSIVHIMKALAGHPSAAQSLIEDDSLMLLFQTVANGSLTAFSRYKEGFVSVHVIQLHRHAMQILGLLLVNDNGGTAQYIHKHQLIRVLLIAVKDFNPDCGDPAYTVGIVDLLLECVELSYRPEAGDLSLREDIHNAHGYHFLVQFALVLSSIPQNQGIESIYLKHQADKDSGSNSAQVFEDTAEKDSIGKEDSSSENVSPTLSRLLDILVNLAQTGPPDEKKSKYSHTKAGGYDRTRTLSTDSLGDEIWEQGNTKVKDLEAVQMLQDIFLKAESRDLQAEVLNRMFKIFSSHLENYKLCQQVRTVPLLILNMAGFSSSLQERILKILEYAVTVVNFVPEQELLSLCCLLQQPITSELKLTILSFFVKLLSFDQLYKKVLREVGVLEVLLDGLKQHKFLLGQNQHDGNAYQLEEKFSSSSLKKHFDSEGLIVTSPKFVESGSGKFPIFEAEDTIAIAWDCMVSLVKDAEASQASFRSANGLTTVLPFLVSNVHRAGVLRTLSCLITEDNVQGHPEELGAIIEVLKSGTVTSFSGHQYKLQSDAKCDTMGALWRILGVNSKAQRVFGEASGFSLLLTTLHSFQGHEGRSEESSLLDHIKVFKYLLRLMTAAVCGNAINRTKLHAIISSQTFNDLLSESQLLCVDYEKQVIQLLLELALEILLPPFVTPESATSADMAENKFTSFLVNPDKERVHNAGAIRALIRSLLLFTPKVQLEVLNFIEQLARSGPFNLENLTSVGSVELLLETIHPFLSGSSLLLSCALKIVEVLGAYRLSASELRTLLRYILQTRLMKSGHTVVDTMDRLILMEDMVLENVSLAPFVEMEMSKVGHGSFQVSLGERSWPPAAGYSFVCWFQFKNFFKTQAKETEPAKSGIPKKKTGLNGQHHDQHVLWIFSVDAVDDDSTFYAELYLQEDGVLTLATSNSCSLSFSRLELEEGQWHHLAIVHSKPNALAGLFQASVAYVYLDGKLMQTGKLGYSPSPMGKPLQVNIGTPVTSARVRDLTWRLRSCYLFEEVLTPGCICFMYILGRGYRGLFQDADLLRFVPYQACGGGSMAILDSLDADLSVPPGTQKLDSASKQGDPKADGSGIVWDLDRLGNLSFQISGKKLIFAFDGTCTEAVRASGSSYMLNLVDPLSAAASPIGGIPRFGRLHGDIYICRQFVIGDTIRSVGGMSVILALVEAAETRDMLHMALSLLSCALHHNPQNIKEMQTNRGYHLLALFLRQRMSLFDMQCLDIFLQIAACEASFSEPSKLECIQTFALPTDSIHETSFEDLNLSKFRDKTSSGGNQFDMDDFSSLKDSFSHTSELENADLPAETSNCIVLSNANMVEHVLLDWTLWVTSPVPIQIALLNFLEQLVSVHWYRNHNLTVLRQINLVQHLLVTLQRGDVEVPVLEKLVAVLGVILEDGFLASELENVIRFVIMSFDPPEMKPHHQIMREPMGKHVIVRNLLLEMLVDLQVTIKSEEMLEQWHRIVSSKLLTYLLDDAVHPTSMRWIMTLLGVRLASSPTFALKFRTSGGYQGLMRVLPSFYDSPDIYYILFCLIFGKPVYPRLPEVRMLDFHALMPSDGGHVELKFIELLESIIAMAKSTFDRLSMQSIIACQTGNFFQLAAELEENADMTAELQGEALMHKTYAARLMGGDASAPAATTAVLRFLVDLAKMCPAFSAVCRRTEFLECCVDLYFSCVRSGHTVKIARERSKETEEKNLNDCDDASSQNAPSRFPVEQEQSDKTSISAGSFPQASTSKDKLVSSNSSAEDKEEMKPNTSQEESKKSLREDVQVTQSKDGDSVNQVTGSSTNEFTCHNTDNLAIQPPDSQSSVALASPDSCICSEKLNSKSPLAPPSPIIALTSWLSSTSNHNESKNPMEPSMSTSVDQSSDLKSGSPGSTTTNTAFPVIPKLLLEMDDSGYGGGPCSAGAAAMLDFIAEVLANLLTEQIKAAQFVESILEMVPLYVEAESMMVFQGLFLSRLMNFIERRLLHDDEEEEKKLDKTKWSSNLDALCWMIVDRVYMGAFPQPAGVLKTLEFLLSMLQLANKDGRIEDAAPTGKSLLSITRGSRQLEAYVHSVLKNTNRMILYCFLPSFLISIGEEDLVSSFDLLTEPTQRSLTNSSQDDPGTDISKVLQLLVAHRQIIFCPTNLDIDLNCCLCVNLIYLIRDQRRNVQNLAIDVVKYLLVHRKSSLEDLLVSKPNKGQRLDVLHGGFDKLLTGNLSSFFDWLRTSEEMINKVLEQCAAIMWEQYVSGSAKFPGVRIKGMEGRRKREMGRRSRDTSKFEQKHWEQATERRYAVEGLRDTMSTELRVVRQDKYGWVLHAESEWQTHLQQLVHERGIFPIRKPSASKDPEWQLCPIEGPYRMRKKLECCKLRINSIQNVLDGQLELSETELSKVKNEDGPDVSDSGSKAIFNLLNEIELYDESLYKGSDDVKDVTSVKNGWNDDKASSVTEASLHSALEYCAKSSAVSVPMSESIPGRSEVEFPGLSPSVRIDEIKITGDKLDKALQNDSEYLIRPYLEQQEKIRFRYNCERVVGLDKHDGIFLIGELCLYVIENFYIDDTGCICEKECEDELSVIDQALGVKKDVTGSMDCLSKATSSWGTTPKALIGGRAWAYNGGAWGKEKVVASGNLPHPWRMWKLDSIHEILKRDYQLRPVAVELFSMDGYNDLLVFHKRERDEVYKNLVAVNLPRNSMLDTTISGSTKQEINEGGRLFKITAKSFSKRWQSGEISNFQYLMHLNTLAGRGYSDLTQYPVFPWVLANYESENLDLSDPKTFRKLEKPMGCQTPEGEEEFKTRYESWDDPEVPKFHYGSHYSSAGIVLFYLLRLPPFSAENQKLQGGQFDHADRLFSSIRDTWLSAAGKGNTSDVKELIPEFFYMPEFLENRFSLDLGEKQSGEKVGDVHLPPWAKGSAREFIRMHREALESDFVSENLHHWIDLIFGYKQRGKAAEKAANVFYHYTYEGSVDIDAVTDPSMKASILAQINHFGQTPKQLFLKPHVKRRSDRKLPPHPLKNSTLLVPHEIRKSSYSITQIVTFQEKILIGKANTKLKPRMYAKYVAWGFPDLSLRFLSFDQDRLLSTHENLHLGNQTQCAGFSHDGHILVTGAEDGLVYVWKISEEHPRASNRLMLEKVLCAHRSKITCLHVNQPYMLIVSGSDDCTVIIWDLSSLRFVRQLPEFPTSVSAVYVNDLTGEIMTAAGTLFAVWSINGCCLAVISTSQVPSDYIISVTSSTFSDWLDTNWYVTGHHDGAVKVWHMVHCTDIETISNSTSVGTTGGLPLDESPEYRLLLHKLLSGDSGGHLLSWTLPP, encoded by the exons CATACAACTTCATAGACATGCTATGCAG ATCCTTGGACTGCTTTTGGTCAATGATAATGGAGGCACGGCCCAATACATACACAAACATCAACTG ATAAGGGTTCTTCTAATTGCTGTCAAAGATTTTAATCCAGATTGTGGGGACCCTGCCTACACTGTTGGCATTGTGGACTTGTTACTTGAATGTGTGGAGTTGTCATATAGACCAG AGGCTGGTGATCTCAGTCTTAGGGAAGATATACATAATGCCCATGGTTATCACTTCCTTGTTCAGTTTGCTTTAGTTCTTTCCTCCATCCCACAGAATCAAGGCATTGAATCTATTTATTTGAAGCACCAGGCTGACAAAGATAGTGGTTCAAATAGTGCTCAAGTTTTTGAGGACACAGCAGAAAAGGATTCCATAGGAAAGGAGGACTCTTCTTCTGAAAATGTCTCACCCACTTTGAGTAGGCTACTTGATATTCTTGTTAACCTAGCTCAAACAGGTCCTCCTGatgaaaaaaaatccaaatactCTCACACCAAAGCCGGTGGCTATGACAGAACCCGAACTCTATCTACAGACAGTCTTGGTGATGAAATTTGGGAACAGGGAAATACTAAAGTTAAAGACCTTGAAGCTGTCCAGATGTTGCAAGATATTTTTCTCAAGGCAGAGAGCAGGGATCTGCAGGCAGAAGTATTAAACagaatgtttaaaatattttcaagtcATCTTGAAAACTATAAGTTGTGTCAGCAAGTGAGGACTGTTCCTCTCTTGATCTTAAACATGGCTGGATTTTCTTCATCATTGCAAGAGAGAATCTTGAAAATTCTTGAATATGCTGTGACCGTAGTGAATTTTGTTCCTGAACAGGAACTGCTGTCTCTATGTTGCTTATTACAGCAACCAATTACATCAGAGTTAAAGCTCAccatcctttctttttttgtaAAGCTCCTCTCCTTTGACCAACTATACAAGAAAGTCCTTAGAGAAGTAGGTGTGCTGGAAGTCTTGTTGGATGGTTTGAAGCAACATAAGTTTCTTTTAGGACAAAACCAACATGATGGTAATGCCTATcagttggaggaaaaattcagcTCTAGCAGCTTGAAGAAGCACTTCGACAGTGAGGGTCTTATTGTTACTTCGCCCAAGTTTGTGGAATCTGGTTCAGGGAAGTTTCCTATTTTTGAAGCTGAGGATACAATCGCAATTGCATGGGACTGTATGGTTTCCTTAGTGAAGGATGCTGAAGCTAGCCAAGCTTCATTCCGATCTGCCAATGGTCTGACCACTGTTCTCCCCTTCCTGGTGTCCAATGTTCATCGTGCTGGGGTCCTTCGGACATTGTCATGTTTGATCACTGAAGATAATGTGCAG GGTCATCCTGAAGAATTAGGAGCCATTATTGAAGTTCTAAAGAGTGGAACAGTTACAAGTTTTTCAGGACATCAATACAAGCTTCAAAGTGATGCGAAATGTGATACAATGGGAGCATTGTGGCGCATTCTAGGAGTAAATAGTAAAGCTCAGAGAGTCTTTGGTGAAGCCAGTGGGTTTTCTCTTCTGCTGACCACCCTCCACAGTTTTCAGGGTCATGAAGGACGCTCAGAAGAATCTTCTTTGTTAGATCACATCAAAGTGTTCAAATATTTATTGCGCCTTATGACAGCTGCAGTGTGTGGTAATGCCATTAACAGAACAAAGTTGCATGCTATCATATCATCACAAACCTTTAATGATCTTCTCTCCGAGTCTCAGTTGCTGTGTGTGGATTATGAGAAGCAAGTGATTCAGCTTTTATTGGAACTTGCTCTTGAAATTCTCCTTCCACCTTTTGTAACACCGGAGAGTGCCACATCAGCAGATATGGCTGAAAATAAGTTCACTAGTTTTTTGGTTAATCCTGATAAGGAACGAGTACACAATGCTGGTGCCATTAGAGCTCTGATCCGTTCATTGTTGCTTTTTACTCCTAAGGTGCAGTTAGAAGTGCTGAATTTTATTGAGCAGCTTGCTCGTTCTGGCCCCTTCAATCTGGAAAATCTCACCTCTGTAG GTTCTGTGGAACTTTTACTGGAGACAATTCACCCCTTCCTTTCGGGCTCCTCACTCTTACTGTCTTGTGCTTTGAAGATAGTTGAGGTTCTAGGGGCATATAG ATTGTCTGCATCAGAACTCCGAACACTTTTAAGATATATTCTACAAACGAGGTTGATGAAATCCGGTCATACAGTTGTTGATACGATGGATAGGTTAATTCTCATGGAAGATATGGTTTTGGAAAATGTTTCTTTGGCTCCATTTGTTGAAATGGAGATGAGCAAGGTTGGGCATGGTTCGTTTCAGGTGTCTCTGGGAGAAAGATCTTGGCCGCCTGCTGCTGGTTATTCGTTTGTCTGTTGGTTTCAGTTTAAAAACTTCTTTAAAACACAAGCAAAAGAAACTGAGCCTGCCAAATCAGGTATTCCTAAGAAGAAAACTGGCTTAAATGGGCAGCATCATGATCAGCATGTTCTCTGGATATTTTCTGTTGATGCAGTTGATGATGACAGCACTTTCTATGCTGAACTTTATCTTCAAGAGGATGGTGTTCTTACCCTTGCTACTAGCAACTCTTGCTCCTTATCATTTTCCAGATTAGAACTGGAGGAAGGCCAGTGGCATCATCTTGCTATTGTTCATAGCAAACCAAATGCTCTTGCTGGATTATTCCAAGCTAGTGTTGCTTATGTTTATCTTGATGGGAAGCTAATGCAAACGGGAAAATTGGGATATTCACCCTCTCCCATGGGAAAACCTTTGCAGGTAAATATTGGGACTCCAGTTACGTCTGCAAGGGTTAGAGACTTGACATGGAGACTCCGTTCTTGCTATCTTTTTGAGGAAGTGCTCACGCCAGGTTGTATATGTTTCATGTACATCCTTGGTAGGGGGTATAGAGGGCTTTTCCAAGACGCAGATCTTCTTCGTTTTGTCCCCTACCAGGCTTGTGGGGGTGGTAGCATGGCTATCTTAGACTCCTTAGACGCTGACTTGTCTGTACCTCCTGGAACACAGAAGCTTGACAGTGCAAGTAAGCAGGGAGACCCTAAGGCAGATGGAAGTGGAATTGTTTGGGATTTGGATAGATTAGGAAACCTTTCATTCCAGATCTCAGGTAAAAAGCTCATATTTGCATTTGATGGAACTTGTACAGAGGCTGTTCGAGCATCTGGGTCATCTTACATGCTGAATCTGGTTGATCCCCTGTCAGCTGCTGCTTCTCCCATTGGAG GTATACCACGGTTTGGACGACTTCATGGGGATATCTATATCTGTAGGCAATTTGTTATCGGTGATACTATCCGCTCTGTTGGTGGGATGTCTGTCATTTTGGCCCTTGTTGAGGCAGCTGAGACTAGGGATATGCTCCATATGGCCTTGTCCCTTCTTTCCTGTGCACTTCATCacaaccctcaaaacataaaagAGATGCAAACAAACAGAGGATACCATTTGCTAGCTCTATTTCTGCGTCAAAGGATGTCATTATTTGATATGCAGTGTCTTGATATATTTTTACAGATAGCTGCATGTGAAGCTTCATTTTCCGAACCAAGTAAATTGGAATGTATTCAAACTTTTGCATTACCTACTGACTCAATTCATGAAACTAGCTTTGAGGATCTTAATCTTTCAAAGTTCCGTGATAAAACATCTTCAGGTGGAAATCAATTTgacatggatgatttttcttcCCTGAAGGATTCGTTCAGTCATACTTCAGAGCTAGAAAATGCTGATCTGCCAGCTGAAACTTCAAACTGCATTGTCTTGTCAAATGCAAATATGGTAGAACATGTTTTGCTGGACTGGACACTGTGGGTAACTTCCCCAGTTCCCATTCAAATTGCACTGTTAAATTTTCTAGAGCAACTTGTGTCTGTTCATTGGTATAGGAATCACAACCTTACAGTTCTTCGTCAAATCAACCTTGTTCAACATTTGTTGGTGACTTTGCAGCGCGGTGATGTTGAAGTTCctgttttggaaaaattagttGCAGTCCTTGGGGTTATATTGGAAGATGGGTTCCTGGCATCTGAACTTGAAAACGTGATTAGGTTTGTTATTATGTCATTTGATCCACCTGAGATGAAACCACATCATCAAATAATGCGTGAGCCCATGGGAAAGCATGTTATAGTTAGGAATTTGCTTCTGGAGATGCTTGTGGATCTTCAAGTTACCATCAAATCAGAAGAAATGCTTGAACAGTGGCATAGAATTGTTTCTTCTAAATTATTGACTTATCTTCTTGATGATGCTGTTCATCCTACTAGTATGAGATGGATCATGACTCTCCTTGGTGTACGTCTGGCTTCTTCTCCCACTTTTGCTCTTAAATTTCGCACTAGTGGAGGTTATCAAGGCCTTATGCGTGTGCTTCCTAGTTTTTATGATTCTCCTGATATATATTATATCTTATTCTGCCTCATATTTGGGAAGCCAGTTTATCCAAGATTGCCAGAAGTTCGTATGCTGGACTTCCATGCACTCATGCCAAGTGATGGGGGTCATGTGGAGTTGAAATTTATAGAACTATTGGAATCTATAATTGCTATGGCAAAATCCACCTTTGATAGGCTGAGCATGCAGTCAATAATTGCTTGCCAAACAGGAAATTTTTTCCAACTTGCGGCAGAACTGGAGGAAAATGCAGACATGACTGCGGAGCTTCAGGGCGAAGCTCTCATGCACAAGACATATGCTGCACGCCTAATGGGTGGGGATGCATCTGCTCCTGCTGCTACAACTGCAGTTCTGAGATTCTTGGTTGATTTGGCAAAGATGTGTCCTGCTTTTTCAGCTGTTTGCAGACGGACAGAATTTCTAGAATGTTGTGTTGACCTCTATTTTTCTTGTGTTAG GTCTGGTCACACAGTGAAGATAGCAAGAGAGCGTTCAAAAGAGACAGAAGAGAAGAATTTGAATGATTGTGATGATGCTAGTTCGCAAAATGCGCCCTCTAGATTCCCTGTGGAGCAGGAACAGTCTGACAAAACTTCTATTAGTGCTGGAAGCTTCCCTCAAGCTTCAACTTCTAAAGATAAGCTTGTCTCTTCAAATTCCAGTGCCGAAGATAAAGAAGAGATGAAACCTAATACATCCCAAGAGGAATCGAAGAAATCATTGCGGGAAGATGTCCAAGTTACTCAGAGCAAAGATGGTGATAGTGTCAATCAGGTTACTGGCTCAAGCACAAATGAGTTCACCTGCCATAATACCGACAATCTGGCTATTCAACCACCAGATTCACAGAGTTCTGTAGCTCTTGCTAGTCCAGATTCTTGTATTTGCTCTGagaaattaaattccaaaagCCCCCTCGCTCCTCCATCTCCCATTATTGCTTTGACTTCATGGTTAAGTTCAACTTCAAACCATAATGAATCCAAAAATCCCATGGAGCCTTCTATGTCTACAAGTGTTGATCAATCCTCTGACTTGAAGTCTGGTTCTCCAGGATCAACAACTACAAATACTGCCTTTCCAGTTATTCCAAAGCTTCTTCTGGAAATGGATGATTCTGGCTATGGTGGTGGCCCTTGTTCAGCTGGGGCAGCTGCTATGTTGGATTTTATAGCTGAAGTACTGGCTAACCTTTTAACAGAGCAAATAAAAGCAGCACAATTTGTGGAGAGCATCTTGGAAATGGTTCCACTATATGTTGAAGCTGAATCTATGATGGTTTTTCAAGGTTTATTTCTAAGCAGACTAATGAACTTCATTGAAAGGCGTCTCTTGCATGAcgatgaagaagaagagaaaaagttaGATAAGACCAAATGGTCTTCAAACTTAGATGCATTATGCTGGATGATTGTTGATCGTGTTTACATGGGCGCTTTCCCTCAACCTGCTGGTGTATTGAAAACTCTAGAATTCTTGTTATCAATGTTGCAACTAGCAAACAAAGATGGTCGAATTGAAGATGCAGCTCCTACTGGAAAGAGTCTTTTGTCTATTACAAGAGGTAGCAGACAACTTGAGGCTTACGTACATTCAGTTCTTAAGAATACAAATAGGATGATACTGTACTGCTTCCTACCATCATTCCTGATTAGCATAGGGGAAGAAGATCTCGTTTCCTCCTTCGATCTACTAACAGAACCTACTCAAAGATCACTCACAAACTCTTCACAAGATGATCCAGGAACTGATATCAGCAAGGTTTTGCAGTTGTTAGTTGCTCACCGACAAATAATATTCTGTCCAACCAATCTTGATATTGATCTAAATTGCTGTCTTTGTGTAAATTTAATTTATCTTATTCGTGACCAAAGGCGAAATGTACAGAACCTGGCAATTGATGTTGTCAAGTATTTACTGGTTCATAGAAAATCTTCTCTGGAAGACCTGCTTGTCTCTAAACCTAACAAAGGACAGCGCCTAGATGTACTGCATGGTGGTTTTGACAAATTGTTGACTGGAAACTTATCTTCTTTCTTTGATTGGCTTCGGACATCTGAagagatgataaataaagtactGGAGCAATGTGCAGCCATAATGTGGGAGCAGTATGTTTCTGGCTCAGCAAAATTTCCTGGAGTAAGAATTAAAGGTATGGAGGGCCGTCGTAAGAGGGAAATGGGAAGAAGATCACGAGATACTTCAAAGTTTGAACAAAAACACTGGGAGCAAGCGACTGAAAGGAGATATGCAGTGGAGGGGCTTCGTGATACAATGTCTACCGAGTTGAGAGTTGTCCGTCAGGATAAGTATGGGTGGGTTCTCCATGCTGAAAGCGAATGGCAAACCCATCTCCAACAACTTGTACATGAACGAGGAATATTCCCAATCCGTAAACCCTCTGCTTCTAAAGATCCTGAATGGCAACTTTGCCCCATTGAGGGTCCATACAGGATGCGCAAAAAGCTTGAGTGCTGTAAATTAAGAATTAACAGTATCCAAAATGTTCTTGATGGGCAGTTGGAATTAAGTGAGACGGAGCTTTCCAAGGTAAAAAATGAGGATGGTCCAGATGTTTCTGATTCTGGTTCCAAAGCTATTTTCAATCTtttgaatgaaattgaactaTATGATGAATCATTGTATAAAGGATCAGATGACGTGAAGGATGTAACTTCTGTTAAAAATGGCTGGAATGATGACAAAGCTAGCAGTGTAACTGAAGCTAGTCTTCACTCAGCCCTTGAGTATTGTGCAAAATCTAGTGCAGTTTCTGTTCCTATGTCGGAAAGCATACCAGGAAGATCTGAAGTTGAATTTCCTGGGCTGTCACCTTCTGTTAGGATTGATGAAATCAAAATTACTGGGGATAAATTAGATAAGGCGCTGCAAAATGATAGTGAATATTTAATCAGACCTTATTTAGAACAACAGGAAAAGATTCGATTCAGATATAACTGTGAGCGAGTAGTTGGTCTGGACAAACATGATGGTATATTTCTGATAGGGGAACTTTGTTTATATGTAATAGAGAACTTTTACATTGATGATACTGGCTGCATATGTGAGAAGGAATGTGAAGATGAGCTCTCTGTAATTGATCAGGCATTGGGTGTTAAGAAGGATGTTACTGGCAGTATGGACTGCCTATCAAAAGCAACTTCATCCTGGGGCACAACACCAAAGGCATTGATAGGGGGAAGAGCCTGGGCCTACAATGGTGGTGCatggggaaaggagaaagtggtTGCCAGTGGTAATTTACCTCACCCTTGGCGTATGTGGAAGCTTGATAGCATTCATGAGATTTTAAAGCGTGATTACCAGCTACGTCCTGTTGCTGTTGAGTTGTTTAGCATGGACGGATATAATGATCTCCTAGTGTTTCACAAAAGAGAAAGAGATGAAGTATACAAAAATTTGGTTGCCGTGAATCTGCCAAGGAACAGCAT GTTGGACACAACAATTTCAGGATCAACAAAACAGGAAATCAATGAGGGTGGTCGTCTCTTTAAAATAACAGCTAAATCTTTCTCAAAGAGATGGCAAAGTGGAGAAATCAGCAATTTCCAGTACCTCATGCATCTCAATACCTTGGCAGGACGTGGATATAGTGATCTTACTCAATACCCAGTCTTCCCATGGGTTCTTGCTAATTATGAGAGTGAAAATCTGGACTTGTCAGATCCCAAAACCTTCCGCAAACTTGAAAAACCAATGGGCTGTCAGACACCAGAAGGAGAAGAGGAATTTAAGACCAG ataTGAGAGCTGGGATGACCCAGAGGTCCCAAAATTTCATTATGGTTCTCACTATTCTAGTGCTGGCATTGTTCTTTTTTATCTCCTTCGCTTGCCACCATTCAGTGCGGAAAACCAGAAGCTACAGGGTGGCCAGTTCGATCATGCTGATCGTCTTTTCAGTAGCATAAGAGACACTTGGTTGAGTGCTGCAGGGAAGGGTAACACATCAGATGTGAAAGAACTGATCCCAGAATTCTTCTACATGCCTGAGTTTTTGGAAAATCGCTTCAGTCTTGACTTGGGTGAGAAACAGTCAGGGGAAAAG GTTGGTGACGTTCACCTTCCTCCTTGGGCTAAAGGAAGTGCTAGGGAGTTCATTCGGATGCATAGAGAGGCCTTAGAATCCGATTTTGTTTCGGAAAATCTTCACCATTGGATAGACCTCATTTTTGGATATAAACAAAGGGGGAAG GCTGCTGAAAAAGCTGCTAATGTTTTCTACCACTACACATATGAAGGGAGTGTGGATATAGATGCAGTTACAGATCCTTCAATGAAAGCTTCCATTCTAGCTCAGATCAATCATTTTGGACAGACACCTAAGCAACTATTCCTGAAACCGCACGTGAAAAGGCGGTCTGATAGAAAGCTTCCTCCTCATCCACTGAAGAATTCAACTCTTCTTGTTCCACACGAAATACGGAAAAGCTCTTATTCCATTACTCAGATCGTCACTTTCCAAGAGAAAATTCTTATTGGCAAGGCAAACACTAAGCTTAAACCTCGAATGTATGCCAAATATGTCGCATGGGGTTTCCCTGATCTCAGCTTGAGATTTTTGAGTTTTGACCAAGATCGACTCCTTTCAACACATGAGAATCTTCATTTAGGAAACCAAACTCAGTGTGCTGGTTTTAGCCATGATGGTCACATTTTGGTCACTGGCGCTGAGGATGGTCTAGTTTATGTTTGGAAAATCAGCGAGGAGCATCCGCGTGCCTCCAATCGTTTGATGTTAGAGAAAGTGCTTTGTGCTCACAGATCCAAAATCACATGTCTTCATGTCAATCAGCCTTATATGTTGATCGTGAGCGGATCAGATGACTGCACTGTTATCATATGGGACCTCAGCTCCTTAAGATTCGTTAGGCAACTTCCCGAATTCCCAACATCAGTTTCTGCAGTCTATGTGAATGATTTAACTGGTGAAATTATGACTGCTGCTGGAACTCTGTTTGCTGTTTGGAGCATCAATGGATGCTGTCTAGCAGTAATTAGCACATCCCAGGTGCCATCTGATTATATAATCTCTGTGACAAGTTCAACCTTCTCTGATTGGCTGGACACAAACTGGTATGTAACAGGTCACCACGATGGGGCTGTTAAGGTTTGGCATATGGTTCACTGTACTGACATAGAGACGATAAGTAATTCAACTAGCGTTGGAACCACAGGAGGGTTGCCTTTGGACGAGTCACCAGAATACAGATTGCTCCTCCACAAG TTGCTGAGTGGTGATTCTGGTGGCCATTTGCTGTCGTGGACGTTACCGCCCTGA